In one Lasioglossum baleicum chromosome 17, iyLasBale1, whole genome shotgun sequence genomic region, the following are encoded:
- the Med26 gene encoding mediator complex subunit 26 isoform X1, with protein MQRYCTELTERLLKSLDKEYNVVDMGAVVDVVTALEKTAITKELLEITRLGKHINELRRKTNNDALAKRAKDLVRRWRDMVLPSAHSTPQPTPADTAPPALNGAKPHSPALRCFKPQSPALRGLKPQSPLLRDTTPLRVLSPALSVHSEHSHSPNASSNKQSITVTSNHKTSSDVTSILGSSSQNHTTEAVPRTHSSNKRLRKEDHVNDKHNCQYHDSDSVTESEPFKKQRLNGENISGNLNLQVPSPTFKERISDHFVESSTDPDDSGPKKRGRKKGSKSIKKQPILEDRVKEKLASISRNPKLKTTQELLADLRARGTNCSVNSSALPSQNEESASMEDILRGSNEQVSKFLRCTQNNLSHRNTVSESLPESRLKPAENCNDVSSKCQESSGVVYKEKSVTSCQKTQSEQSHELTVEEILAKLPPIDPSSIDWGESEVELTDEQNNTEYPPRQITEDDIKRLHTECVEGLNGNFQPKLSSLTSSTCNDSQEVKEDMSEINGVKNVYSRPDEEFREWHQMLTRPTYNGQLLHILPYVIID; from the exons ATGCAGAGATATTGCACCGAGCTCACCGAAAGATTGTTGAAATCTCTTGACAAGGAATACAAT gtCGTCGATATGGGAGCTGTTGTGGATGTCGTTACGGCCCTGGAAAAGACGGCGATCACTAAGGAATTGCTTGAG ATTACACGGCTTGGAAAACACATTAATGAACTTCGACGGAAAACAAATAACGACGCCTTGGCTAAACGTGCAAAGGATTTGGTACGGCGCTGGCGAGACATGGTTCTACCATCGGCTCACTCTACTCCACAACCTACACCAGCTGACACGGCACCACCTGCTCTCAATGGTGCAAAGCCACATAGTCCTGCACTAAGATGTTTTAAACCACAAAGTCCAGCATTAAGAGGTTTAAAACCTCAGAGTCCATTGTTGAGGGATACCACACCTCTTAGA GTGCTTAGTCCAGCTCTATCCGTGCATAGTGAACATTCACATTCTCCAAATGCATCATCAAACAAGCAGTCAATTACAGTGACCAGCAACCACAAAACAAGTTCCGATGTGACGTCTATACTTGGTTCCTCAAGTCAAAATCACACAACGGAAGCAGTGCCACGAACTCACAGTTCAAATAAACGTCTTCGAAAAGAGGATCACGTAAATGACAAACACAATTGTCAGTATCATGATTCAGACTCAGTTACTGAAAGTGAACCTTTTAAAAAGCAACGTCTCAATGGCGAGAATATAAGTGGTAATTTAAATTTGCAAGTGCCTAGCCCCACATTTAAAGAACGAATCTCTGATCATTTCGTGGAGTCATCCACTGATCCTGACGATTCAGGTCCAAAGAAACGTGGTAGAAAGAAAGGCAGTAAGTCTATAAAGAAGCAGCCgatattagaagatcgtgtgaaAGAAAAACTAGCTAGTATCTCAAGAAATCCTAAATTAAAGACGACTCAAGAACTGCTGGCTGACCTGCGGGCACGCGGCACCAATTGTAGCGTTAATTCAAGTGCTCTACCTAGTCAAAATGAAGAATCGGCCAGCATGGAAGATATTTTGCGAGGCAGCAACGAACAAGTATCCAAGTTCCTTCGTTGTACTCAGAACAATTTGTCACATAGAAATACAGTTTCGGAAAGCTTGCCAGAAAGTAGGTTAAAGCCTGCGGAGAATTGTAACGATGTCTCGTCGAAGTGTCAAGAATCATCGGGTGTAGTGTATAAAGAAAAGTCAGTTACAAGTTGTCAAAAAACACAATCAGAACAATCTCACGAACTAACCGTTGAAGAAATACTAGCTAAGTTACCACCTATAGATCCAAGTTCGATCGACTGGGGTGAAAGTGAAGTAGAATTGACCGATGAACAGAACAATACTGAATACCCACCTAGGCAAATTACGGAAGATGATATAAAAAGGTTACACACAGAGTGTGTAGAAGGACTAAACGGAAACTTCCAACCGAAACTATCATCTTTAACTTCTTCTACTTGTAACGACAGTCAAGAAGTAAAGGAGGATATGTCCGAAATCAATGGTGTAAAGAATGTGTATAGCCGACCCGACGAAGAATTTCGAGAGTGGCATCAGATGCTAACAAGGCCCACTTACAATGGCCAACTCCTTCACATATTGCCTTATGTTATTATTGATTAG
- the Med26 gene encoding mediator complex subunit 26 isoform X2: MGAVVDVVTALEKTAITKELLEITRLGKHINELRRKTNNDALAKRAKDLVRRWRDMVLPSAHSTPQPTPADTAPPALNGAKPHSPALRCFKPQSPALRGLKPQSPLLRDTTPLRVLSPALSVHSEHSHSPNASSNKQSITVTSNHKTSSDVTSILGSSSQNHTTEAVPRTHSSNKRLRKEDHVNDKHNCQYHDSDSVTESEPFKKQRLNGENISGNLNLQVPSPTFKERISDHFVESSTDPDDSGPKKRGRKKGSKSIKKQPILEDRVKEKLASISRNPKLKTTQELLADLRARGTNCSVNSSALPSQNEESASMEDILRGSNEQVSKFLRCTQNNLSHRNTVSESLPESRLKPAENCNDVSSKCQESSGVVYKEKSVTSCQKTQSEQSHELTVEEILAKLPPIDPSSIDWGESEVELTDEQNNTEYPPRQITEDDIKRLHTECVEGLNGNFQPKLSSLTSSTCNDSQEVKEDMSEINGVKNVYSRPDEEFREWHQMLTRPTYNGQLLHILPYVIID; encoded by the exons ATGGGAGCTGTTGTGGATGTCGTTACGGCCCTGGAAAAGACGGCGATCACTAAGGAATTGCTTGAG ATTACACGGCTTGGAAAACACATTAATGAACTTCGACGGAAAACAAATAACGACGCCTTGGCTAAACGTGCAAAGGATTTGGTACGGCGCTGGCGAGACATGGTTCTACCATCGGCTCACTCTACTCCACAACCTACACCAGCTGACACGGCACCACCTGCTCTCAATGGTGCAAAGCCACATAGTCCTGCACTAAGATGTTTTAAACCACAAAGTCCAGCATTAAGAGGTTTAAAACCTCAGAGTCCATTGTTGAGGGATACCACACCTCTTAGA GTGCTTAGTCCAGCTCTATCCGTGCATAGTGAACATTCACATTCTCCAAATGCATCATCAAACAAGCAGTCAATTACAGTGACCAGCAACCACAAAACAAGTTCCGATGTGACGTCTATACTTGGTTCCTCAAGTCAAAATCACACAACGGAAGCAGTGCCACGAACTCACAGTTCAAATAAACGTCTTCGAAAAGAGGATCACGTAAATGACAAACACAATTGTCAGTATCATGATTCAGACTCAGTTACTGAAAGTGAACCTTTTAAAAAGCAACGTCTCAATGGCGAGAATATAAGTGGTAATTTAAATTTGCAAGTGCCTAGCCCCACATTTAAAGAACGAATCTCTGATCATTTCGTGGAGTCATCCACTGATCCTGACGATTCAGGTCCAAAGAAACGTGGTAGAAAGAAAGGCAGTAAGTCTATAAAGAAGCAGCCgatattagaagatcgtgtgaaAGAAAAACTAGCTAGTATCTCAAGAAATCCTAAATTAAAGACGACTCAAGAACTGCTGGCTGACCTGCGGGCACGCGGCACCAATTGTAGCGTTAATTCAAGTGCTCTACCTAGTCAAAATGAAGAATCGGCCAGCATGGAAGATATTTTGCGAGGCAGCAACGAACAAGTATCCAAGTTCCTTCGTTGTACTCAGAACAATTTGTCACATAGAAATACAGTTTCGGAAAGCTTGCCAGAAAGTAGGTTAAAGCCTGCGGAGAATTGTAACGATGTCTCGTCGAAGTGTCAAGAATCATCGGGTGTAGTGTATAAAGAAAAGTCAGTTACAAGTTGTCAAAAAACACAATCAGAACAATCTCACGAACTAACCGTTGAAGAAATACTAGCTAAGTTACCACCTATAGATCCAAGTTCGATCGACTGGGGTGAAAGTGAAGTAGAATTGACCGATGAACAGAACAATACTGAATACCCACCTAGGCAAATTACGGAAGATGATATAAAAAGGTTACACACAGAGTGTGTAGAAGGACTAAACGGAAACTTCCAACCGAAACTATCATCTTTAACTTCTTCTACTTGTAACGACAGTCAAGAAGTAAAGGAGGATATGTCCGAAATCAATGGTGTAAAGAATGTGTATAGCCGACCCGACGAAGAATTTCGAGAGTGGCATCAGATGCTAACAAGGCCCACTTACAATGGCCAACTCCTTCACATATTGCCTTATGTTATTATTGATTAG
- the Ras64b gene encoding ras-like protein 2 has translation MSKPGDKQTYAQTYKLVVVGGGGVGKSAITIQFIQSYFVTDYDPTIEDSYTKQCVIDDVPAKLDILDTAGQEEFSAMREQYMRSGEGFLLVFSVTDHSSFDEMLKFHKQILRVKDRDEFPMLMVGNKADLDQQRIVSVEEAQNMARQLKIPYIECSAKLRMNVDQAFHELVRIVRKFQLSERPPLKPNYKKNKKKCCML, from the exons ATGTCGAAACCCGGTGACAAACAAACCTACGCACAGACATATAAACTAGTAGTCGTGGGTGGGGGTGGTGTTGGAAAATCTGCAATCACGATACAATTCATTCAA AGTTATTTTGTAACCGACTATGACCCTACCATTGAAGATTCATATACCAAACAATGTGTCATCGACGATGTTCCTGCCAAGCTTGACA TATTGGACACAGCAGGTCAAGAAGAATTTAGTGCAATGCGTGAACAATACATGAGAAGCGGCGAAGGCTTTCTCTTAGTATTTTCAGTAACGGATCATTCGTCTTTCGATGAAATGTTGAAATTCCATAAGCAGATTCTGAGAGTGAAAGACCGTGATGAATTTCCAATGCTCATGGTTGGAAACAAAGCTGACTTGGATCAGCAAAGAATC GTTTCTGTTGAGGAAGCACAAAATATGGCACGCCAATTAAAAATTCCTTATATTGAGTGTAGTGCAAAATTAAGAATGAATGTTGATCAAGCTTTCCATGAGTTAGTAAGAATTGTCAGGAAGTTTCAGTTATCTGAAAGACCACCATTAAAGCCAAATTAtaagaaaaacaaaaagaaatgctGCATGTTGTAA